From one Microbacter margulisiae genomic stretch:
- a CDS encoding CPBP family intramembrane glutamic endopeptidase, producing the protein MRSPFPFNLNSVVPYRQDPNRKKWTFELGRLLKAIVFLIIIYFILVIISSLILNHAIMLDVKRIYDVHMEKFHHFFGDARFSLIALLLAPILEELAFRFGLTFEKRKIILAIPLMLLITSVSEIYMIHFTLVNIIKISLLIVFYLVMWKKTNEAFWLKVKDRYGNLIIYMFILIFTIGHLNHLTPLVISQAPYYGLFILPLFIFGLILTYIRLRFGILYSMAAHILWNLVMISFLIK; encoded by the coding sequence ATGAGATCTCCTTTCCCTTTCAATCTTAATTCAGTAGTGCCTTATCGTCAGGATCCAAACAGAAAGAAATGGACGTTTGAATTGGGAAGATTGCTCAAAGCAATTGTTTTTCTTATAATCATATATTTCATTCTGGTAATTATTTCCTCCTTAATACTTAATCACGCTATCATGTTAGATGTTAAGCGCATATATGACGTACATATGGAAAAGTTTCATCATTTTTTTGGGGATGCCCGTTTTAGTTTAATAGCCTTGCTTCTTGCCCCAATACTGGAAGAGTTGGCATTTCGATTCGGACTCACCTTTGAAAAACGAAAAATTATCCTTGCCATCCCATTAATGCTACTTATTACAAGCGTATCTGAGATTTATATGATTCATTTTACTTTGGTCAACATAATCAAAATTAGTCTGTTAATTGTTTTTTATCTTGTCATGTGGAAAAAAACAAATGAGGCATTCTGGCTTAAAGTGAAAGATCGATATGGAAATCTCATTATTTATATGTTTATCCTTATTTTTACCATAGGACATCTGAATCATCTTACTCCACTAGTAATAAGTCAGGCACCTTACTATGGCCTGTTTATCCTTCCTCTTTTCATATTTGGATTAATACTCACATATATCCGTCTGCGCTTTGGCATTCTTTATTCCATGGCAGCGCATATATTATGGAATTTAGTTATGATCTCTTTTTTGATAAAATAA
- a CDS encoding IS256 family transposase, translating to MEEFDYKAFQAKVLEQIKSGKPLLGKDGAFAPLLENILNAALEGEMDAHLDEDERSLGNRRNGRMSKQVQTQLGEVTVHTPRDRHSSFEPEFIKKRETILAEGVADRIIGLYALGNSTREISDWMEENLGNRVSADTISSITDRVLPEIQSWRSRSLDSVYPIVWMDAIHYKVMDEKNRPVTRAIYNVLGVDRNGYKDLLGMYISKSEGANFWLSVLTDLQSRGVNDILIASTDNLSGFSDAIKSVFPHTVVQTCVVHQIRNSIKYVASKNQKTFMKDLKLVYQAVSKEQAAIELDNLDSKWGKDYPIVIKSWRDNWEKLTAYFEFSDAIRRIIYTTNTVEGYHRQIRKVTKNKGVFTNDTALEKLVYLAYRNIRKKWTMPLSNWGLTAQQLAIKFPERFNLFE from the coding sequence ATGGAAGAATTTGATTACAAGGCTTTTCAAGCCAAAGTTTTAGAACAGATAAAATCTGGCAAACCCCTTTTAGGCAAAGATGGTGCCTTTGCGCCCTTGTTAGAAAATATTCTAAATGCAGCTTTAGAGGGAGAAATGGATGCTCATTTAGATGAAGATGAGCGTAGTTTAGGCAATCGGCGCAATGGACGTATGTCCAAACAAGTTCAAACCCAATTGGGTGAAGTCACCGTTCATACACCCCGTGACCGCCATTCCAGTTTTGAACCTGAGTTTATAAAGAAACGTGAAACAATACTTGCAGAAGGTGTTGCAGACCGTATAATTGGTCTTTATGCCTTGGGGAACAGTACTCGGGAAATAAGCGATTGGATGGAGGAAAACCTTGGAAACAGGGTTTCTGCTGACACAATCAGTTCCATAACAGACCGGGTTCTGCCAGAGATTCAGTCCTGGCGTAGCAGGTCATTGGATAGTGTTTATCCAATTGTTTGGATGGATGCCATTCACTACAAAGTGATGGACGAAAAGAATCGCCCTGTAACACGAGCCATATACAACGTATTGGGTGTTGACCGTAACGGTTACAAAGATTTGCTTGGCATGTATATTTCCAAAAGCGAAGGAGCTAACTTTTGGTTATCGGTGCTCACCGATCTTCAATCAAGAGGAGTAAATGACATTCTAATAGCCTCTACGGACAATCTTAGTGGCTTTTCAGATGCTATAAAAAGCGTATTTCCACACACAGTAGTTCAAACTTGTGTGGTGCATCAAATCCGCAATTCAATTAAATATGTTGCAAGTAAAAATCAGAAAACGTTCATGAAAGATTTGAAGCTTGTTTATCAAGCAGTAAGCAAAGAGCAGGCAGCAATCGAACTCGATAATCTTGATTCAAAGTGGGGAAAGGATTATCCAATTGTCATTAAATCATGGCGTGATAATTGGGAAAAACTAACCGCTTATTTTGAGTTTTCTGATGCTATCCGAAGAATCATATATACCACCAATACCGTAGAAGGCTATCACCGTCAGATAAGGAAAGTTACCAAAAACAAAGGTGTTTTTACCAATGATACAGCATTGGAAAAATTGGTGTATTTGGCCTATCGCAATATCCGGAAAAAATGGACTATGCCTCTGTCAAACTGGGGGTTAACTGCACAACAACTGGCGATTAAATTTCCTGAAAGGTTTAATTTATTTGAATAA